In Nitrososphaera sp., the sequence CATATCAATCGAAAACTATGTACTTCAGTGGAGCAGCGATTCAGCAGGCATTCCTCGGTCGGAGGAGGCGAATCTTAGAGCCTTTGTCCGCGAGCTTGCCACGCATATATCCACTGCAATATTTGAGGCAAGCAATGAAATGCACAAGGGCATTTCGCGCTACACCCAGAGCGAGAGAGATTCGCGAAAAATCGAGGAATCCCTCAAGCCGTGCATCTGCTTGTCGAAAAGAACCGGCACGGCTGCATACCTAGCGGTGATGGACAGAGACGGGAGGACAGTCATATCGCTAATGCAAAAGCCTGTTGCTCCCGAGCCGCTGAAAAGCGCGTCTAAAATGCCGTACGTTCTCTTCGAACTGGGCGAGCTTGTCTTTGACAGGCGGCCGCGACGCAAATGAATTCAGGCGGCCGAGTCAGACTTGTCAAGGGCCCTGCAGTGGTCCGCGTGTCCGGCCGCTGTTCGGTCCTTGGCTGCGACCTGTCTGACAGTGAGGTCCGCATACGGCAGGGAAAAATCCTTCCCTTTGAATTGGAAGGGCGCACTCGGCTTGACGTAACACTAGGCGCGGGAGCAAAGGCCTGGTCCGCCAGCCCATTTTCCGCGGGGACAAGGATGTGGCGCGCCGTCGTCAAGAATATAGTTGAGCATGCAGGCGCAAAGGAGGGTCTCAAGGTGCTTGTGCTAGGCGACTCCAACGCCGGCAAGTCGACCTTCTGCCTTTACCTGGCAAACCGCTGCATCTCGGCTGGTATGAAGCCGTGCATAGTTGACTCTGACATAGGGCAGTCCGATCTGGGGCCGCCGGGAGTGGTGACCTTCGCGGCACCTGCCGGCCCTGCCACAGACCTTAGAGACGCAGTGCTTCGGTGCAGGAAGTTTCGATTTATAGGCAGCATATCGCCTCCGGGGTTTGAGCATCAGATCATTGGTGCGACAAGAGACATTTTAGAATCGGAGCAGCGGGCGTATGACATCTTCATTGTAAATACCGATGGCTATATTGCGAAGCAGGGCGCACAGTACAAGCTGCGGATGGCAAGGGAGCTGTTGCCTGACGTCCTAGTCTGCCTTGGAGCAGCAGGACAGGCCTTGTGCCGCGCGTACCGGGGACGCTCCAAAATCATGAGGGCAAGATCTAGCCGCTTTGCAGTCAAGTCGCCGCAGGAGAGGACTGCCCGGAGAAACGAGCAATTCGCAAATTTTCTCGGACAGGATAGAATCCTGATATTTCCGACCAGCAAAATCCGGCTCGTTTACCGGGATGGTGTGCCTACAAAGGACGAAGTCGAATCACTGCTCGCCGCTCCGGGGCTTCTTTTCGTAGGGCTTGCCCTTGGCGGAATTCTGGCCGGCTTTGGCGCAGCTTCTATTGCAGGGACGGGGCTGATAGGAATACAGACCGGATATCCCGGGGCATTTGATAAAGTACTGCTAAGCGACATTACCCTTTCTTTGGATTATGACTCTGACGGACAATCAGCGCGGGATCGGAGACCTTGAGCGCGTCAAACGCTTCTGCCCTCTGCTTGCAAGCGTAGCACCTGCCGCAGGGAACTTCGTCGTCTTCGTGGCAGCTCCACGTAAGGTCTATGGGTACGCCCAGCTGCATTGCAAGCCTGATTATCTGCTGCCTTGTCAATTCTGCGAGGGGCAGGATTATCTTGTATGTCTTGCCGTTGCAAGAAAGGCATCCACGCTCAAGCAGGTTGTTAAGGTGCTCAAAAAAGTCCGGCGAAGAATCCTTGAAGAATGCCGAGTCGTGAGCGTTGTGCCCCCCGACGATCGCATTTATCCCCAGCGCCTCCGCATGAAAGGCTGCGATCGAGTAAAAAATCATGTTTCTTGCAGGGATATAGGAGGACCAGCGCGAATCACGCAGCGGATCCTGTCTTTCTGCGACTTCAAATTCGGACATTTCCTTGAGAAATGGCAGGTCGATTTTAGTGAATTTGGAGACCCGGGCGGCCTTTGCCAAGAGCCCCGTTGCCTGCTTTTCTTTCTCCAGCCTCCCCGCATAATCAAACGTAATGGCATGCACTTCGCCATAGTGCTGCCTTGCCCAGTAGAGGCACGTAGCAGAGTCCAGGCCGCCAGAAAGCAGCACGAGGGCGGCTTGCGCGCTGCCATTGCCCACGAGCGGGATCTCGCCATCGCGGCCTAATTGCATTATCTAGCCTTTCTGGACCCCTGCTATGATATGAGCGCCCTTGTTCACGCCCTCGTAAATGTAAACGCCGATTGCCTCGATGTTCTTTGGCATCTTGGGGGCTAGCAGCCTGATTATCTCAAGCGACAGGTTCTCGACCGTCGCCTCTCCGCCAAGCATGTATGTCGTGGTCTTGGGCAGCTGCAGGCTAAAGTATCCGCGCGGCCCCTCAAAGGAAACGTAATAGTGGAGAGTGTCCTCTTTGTGCAGGTACTTGCGGTTGATAAAGAACTTGTGGTCGATTTCATTAAGAGTCTCTTTAATCACGCGCTTGGCCTCTCCGAAATCTATGACTAGGTTGTCTTTCATGACGCCTATCAGCTCGACCATCACAGTCGAGGTGTGGCCATGGAGTACCGAGCACTTTTCAACCAGCGGGAGTATGTGAGCGTAATCAAAGGCAAGAGACGGGTCTTCGATAAATATGGAGCCGGTGTGCTCGCGGTCTGGATCTCCCAGGACAAAGAATGAATTTATTTCCTTCACGGTTGCTGCGAATTTTGGGTGCCCGATTCCGACAACCGCAAGTTCTGGACTGTCTGCCTTTACGCGTTCCACCTTGCGGACATCCTCGTCGCCCTCTACCACCTCGATAAACCTGTCACCAACTCGAAAGTCAAGCCTTAGGCGACTGCCGTCCTTGAGCAGGACCTCCTGATTGTACTTGTAGCTAAGCCCGAGAAATGAGAGCATCTTTGCAACGCTGTGCTCTGTCCGGCTCCTCAGCAGATTGCCTTGAGAATCGATATACCTGCGGTCAGAGTCAAGGACGACCCTTTCTTGTGGCATCTTGCCCTATCGGGCTAGTTTTCCTGAATCCTATATAAATGGTATTTAGGTCGAATTAATTTCATCTGTAATGGCAAGTAGGCTGCTGGGAACAAAAGTGATCTGCTTTACAAGGACTAATTGACGCTCTGTCATGCGCGCTCGCAGAAACCATGCCTGAAAAGACCGTGGGAGTCGCGTTCTCGGGCGGCGTTGACAGCTCGCTTCTTGCGGTACTTTGCGGCCGAGCAGGAAAGGACGTAACCCTTCTTACCGTGGGCTTTGAGGGCTCGCACGACCTCGGGTTCTCAACGCAAATCTCCCGCACACTGAAAATCAGCCACAAGACCGCGACGCTGAGCGATCAGGAATTTCAGCAAGACATTGCTGCCGTAAAGGCGCTAATTAGCTGCAGAAACACGTCGCATGTTGAGAACTGCATCGCCTTTCGCTCAATTGTCCGGCTGGCGCGCCAGAACAAGCTGGATATAGTGCTGAGCGCCAACGGCCTCGATGAACTGTTTTGCGGGTACAATGGATACAGACTCGTGTATGGCAGAGGCGAGGGGGCGATTATGGAGCTCATGCAGGAAAAGATAGCAAACGAGCTAGAACTTGTGCGCGAGATTACGCGGACCACCAAGGAGTACGAGGTGTCTGTGCGCCAGCCATTTCTGTCTGACAGTTTTATACAGTACTCAAAGAAAATCCCCCTTGCCGACAAGATTACCGGAGAGGACGACATGATGCGAAAGCATGCCATACGCAGGGCCGCCCTGGAACTGGGCGTAGCGGCCGAATCTGCACTGAAGAGAAAAAAGGCCCTGCAGTACGGTTCGCTTATTGACAAGCGATACAAAACGGAACTAAAAAAAGCATGGCGTTAGAGACAGTACCGGTTTTGCATCTCAATGTCTGTATCGTTTCCAACATGCTAAGTCTTTTCGATTACAGAGTCGCGCTTTACATTCAAGATAGCGCACATGTCGAATAATGTATCAGTCGCCACGATTCTTGAATCCATTTCCGATGAGGGGTCGCTTGAGCTCTTTAGGCTGATTGCCCGGGAAGCAGGGGACTCTGAATCGCTCAGAAGCAAGATAAAACTGACAAGAAAGCAATACTACTCTAGGCTTTTCAAGCTTACCCAGTCCGGCTTGGTCAAGCGCAAGGAAAACCAGTACGTGCTGACCGCGCTTGGAAGGGTAGTGCATGACTGCGAGGAGACAATTTCGACTGGTCTTGCAAACTACTGGAAGATAAAGGCCATAGACTCGATTGACATCGCCGACGGAACGCCAAACGAGGAGCAGAGGAAGCTGCTTGAACTGCTCATAAAGGACCAGGATTTGAAAAAGATCCTCTCCAAAGACTTTAGGCTAGAGTTCCACTAGCCTCTTCTATCTCTTTTCCTTAAAGCCAAAGTGCGTTCAAAAAGCACACTGGCATTATGCGGCGGTCAGAAATAATTGCGAAATTAAGCCTTGAACTCGTGGACGATGTCCTGCTTGACCGTGTCCATGTTCTTTTTGGTTGCAGGCGACAAGAGCGCAAGGACGTGCACATCGTCTGTTACCGGAAAGACAAGTATCTCAGACTTTGAATTGAAAGACGCGCTGGTATAATCAAGCCTCCCTAGGCTCTCGGACCAGACTGAGGACATGCCTACCAGGAGAGCCGCCTGCACATGCAGGACGTGGATCTTGGATGGATGAAGGTCGATAAAGCCCTTCTGCGACAGTACCTTGAGCTTGCTGTTAACAGCAGCAATGTACGAAATATCCTCATGAGCATCAAACGCCCGTTCGACGGACTTTGTAAGAGAATCAATTACGCTCTTGCTACTCATTTCTCTATCTGGTAGGGATCTCCGATGAAAGCCAAATAGCGTTTGCAAGTCCGGCTGGATTACACATTGAATTCTTATGGATGTTTGTTAGAGGCCGCGCTTTACGGCGGCGTTTCTCCTCACCCAAAGATTGAGCCGCCGGCAGGCGACTGCGCGGCATTAGTGTTCAAGAACGACGCCGGGCTAAGGTGTAACTCGAGTGTCATGACAATGGCCAATGTCGCGATTCCCATAAGAATAATGGCGTACTTGAAGCCGGTTGCAAAAGAGCCGCTTGATATCTTGCCTACAAGAAAGCCGGTCATCCATGACTGCGAAGTGATGCCGATAGCAAGCAGCTGCGTTGAAGTTAGAGTTCCTGGCACGTGCGGGGCCTCCACAGTAGCCGGCGAGCCGGGGGCGTTGAGGATGCCCTTGCTAATTTCTGTAAATGTCTGTGCGACCATCAGCGTTGTAAAGGCACTCAGCGCGGTAACGAGAAATCCAATTACAAAGTATGGCTTGAGCATGGCGTCCTTTTCCCTCTCTACGTTAAACGATGACTCGCTTGACTGTGCCAGTATTTCAAGCGAAGTCGTATAGCCGCCACCGCTTTCGATTGCTTCCATCAGGATGCGGAAGTGAATCAGGGCTGAAAACGACTTGATGTTTGCCGATAGGTTAGAGTATATTTTGCGAAGCGGCACACCCCACTCCAGCTGGTTTGCAAAAGCCTTTACAACGAAATGGAATGCAGGGTTTCTGATTCTCTCAGATGCATACACTATGCACTTTTCCGGCGAAAGGCCTGCCTTTCTCGACTCGGCGACATCGCGGAGGTAGCTTGGAAGGTCCGACTCCATACCGCGCATGTTCTTTTCAAGCTTCATTCCCTGGTAAGCCGGCCATGCGGATGCGGCGATTGCGAAAATTGAAAAGCCATAGACCGGGTCAATTACTTTTTCCAGAAGCCCGGACATCGTAATTGCCGCAAAGCCCACGATGGCGCCAACCGAGTAGATTATCCCCCTGAGCAGAACCTTGCGGGCCCCGACGAGCGAACTTGAGACCGTCTTGTCCATGACGTAAAGTATTGCAAAGGAGATGCCCGGCAAGAGTACAAAGATCAGAAGATAGGTGAAAATTGGCGATGAAAACGATGCCGGCATGATGCTGACCGAGCCAATGGAACCGAGGGCCACGACCACAACGTACATGCTGAGGCCGATTACCTGCATTATCATGTATGCATCCACGAGGCCTCCAATCTTCGCCACCGACTGCTTGGCGATGGACACTTCGTACTCGAATATTGATTTCATTTTGCTCTGCAAAAAGCTGGCAATGTCTCCTCCGTTTCGAACCGTAGAAACGTAGCCAAGAAGCAAGTCCCTGTACTGCCGTGAGTTCGAGTTGTTTGCGCGCTTTTCCATCGCCGTAAGTGGGTCTTCTCCCAGAATGTGCACCTGGGCGATAACCTTGCGCGCCTCTACCATGATGTTTGGGAGCAGCTTGTAGCTTGCGAGTTTTGTAAAGCTGCCAAAGGGGCTAATGCCGCTTGCGGCCATTATCGTAATGAGCGTAATTACATACGGCAATTCCCGGTCAAGCTTGCCATCGGCTGCCTTTTTGTTGGATGGCTTCTTCTTCTGGCCGGTCTTTTTTGCGAAAAAATTGAGCGCGCCAAGACCCGAGCTATTCTTGCCATCGGCTGCCTTTTTTCCTGGACCTGGTTGTGGCCGCCACATGCTATGAGCTCTCCACCTTTTCCAGAAGCCTCTGGGGATCCTGGTTGAACATCCCGATTATCTTGCTGATGCTTCTAAAGTCGCGAATTCCCCTGTTTATCAGCCATGTTAGAATCTGTTTTCTTTCGGCAAGGCTGCTGATGACATCTTCCATCGAGATGCCTACGTCCTCTACCACGCGAGGCAGGTGCTTGCTCCGCGCCAGGTTGTCAAGGTATCCGTCGTACTGCGGGTCCCACGAGAAAACCGGGTTCAGGCTGTCTGAGGACAGCACTTCGGTGACTTCAGTGACGCGTCTTGTCATCACATAGGACTTGCCTGTGTTGACCTTGACTCTCTTGACTGTAATGATGCAGTTCATTAGCGGAACGTATGCGGGCGGAATGTCCATAGGCTTTTGCAAAAGCCTCCTGACCGCGGCCTCCGAGTCATCCGCGTGCATTGTAGCCATGCCACCGTGACCGGTTGCAAGAGCCTGAAACAGCACATAGGCCTCCTCGCCTCTGATCTCACCGACAAGAAGGTAGTCAGGCCTGTGCCTCATTCCGGATTTCAATAGATCGAAAAGTCCAATCTCGCCTTGGCTTTCAAGACCAAAGCTCGCACGGGAAACAAGGCTGAACCAGTTCTCATGGGCGATATTGATTTCAGCAACGTCCTCTACGGAGAAGATCTTGTATGACGGGTTGATTAGCGCCGTCACGGCGTTTAGGATAGTCGTCTTGCCTCCTCCTGTTGACCCTATGATTATGAGCGACTTTTTGTTGTCAAGCAAAAGCCAGAGGTAGGCCGCCATATCGATGTCAAGCGCGTCAGAGTTTATGAGATCTACAATGGTAATGGGATCCTCCCTGAATTTTCTGATTGTAAAACTGCTTCCCATGGTAGTTACCTCTTTCTTGTACAGCGCGGCGAGACGATGGTTTCCAGGGAGCGATGCGTCCACTATTGGATGTGCTGCGCTGACGTGCTTGCCCGCGCGGTGTACCATCTTCATTACGAAACTATCCAGAAACTCGGCGTCAGCAAAAGTGACGTTTGTGCGCAGGCCCTCGTACCGCCTGTGGTAAACAAAGATTGGCTTGCCTGCACCACCGCATGTAATGTCTTCGATAAACGGGTCGTGAAAGAGAGGGTCGATTAGACCAAAGCCCACAATGTCGCGGCGAAGGTAGTACTTTACCTTCTCAAGAAGCACTGCTTCTTCCTTTGTCGCAGGAAAATGGGATTTTAACAACCGCGAAACTTCCGAGCTGAAGCTGAGCTCGACGTTTTCAAGCATCCTAGGAGAATCTATCTCTTTTTCCAAAAGCTCCTTGATGCTGTGGTAGATTTTTACCTCCTCGTTATTCATGGGGAGTTCGTCGACGCTGTAGATTACATCGGAATACTCTTCATTCTGCAAAACGTTGACGTAGCAAAAAGGCGGAACAAGGGAGTAACGCTGGATGCTCTTGTATCCGTCGGGAATCTTGCTCCCAGACCATTCCTTCCTTGAGACCTGGTCGAGGTAATTTGCCACCTTTTCAAGGCGGCTGTCAAATGCCGTTTCGCCAAAATCAATATCCTTTATCGCGTTGATGGCCGCTTCGTTGTTGTCTAATTCGAGCTTGTCCTTTTCCGTCACCGGTTTGGCAGTATTTTTTATCTTGAACTTTGAACCGAGGTTAAGAATTGCGGTCATGTCGCTTCAAAAAAAGGAAAAAAGAGAGTAGTCAGCGTTTACTTGCTGATTACTTGGACTTGCTGTACTGCGATTGCCTGGCCTGACTGGACTTGGAGTGAGTATGTGTTGCCTGCGTCGATTGTACCGATGTTGCCGGCGCCGGTCATGTATACTACTTGTGCCTGACCCTGTGTCAATGACACTGGACCGGTCTGCATTGCATAGTTAGTACCACCGAGTGGGACACCGCTGGTTGGGTTATACTGTGTTGGAAGGTCTGTGTTGATGTTGGTTGAAGTCGCGCATAAGGTCGGGTTTGTACACGAGTACCAGCTTGTCTGTGGAATCGGAAGACCTCTCAAAGATATGGAGTTGATTGCCACTGCCTTGCTGCCAGTGTTCTGGACTGCAAACGCTGTTACCGTCGTGCCGTTAGAGTTAACCCAGGTATGCACGTTTGACACCTTGATGGATTCGCTTTGTGTGTTGGTCTGGAACATACTACCCCCGAAGAAAATTACTCCCGCGCCCAGAACGACTGAGGCGATGAGGATAATCAGGGTCGTAATTACGTTGCCAATACCCTTTCTTTTCTGAACCCTTCGTAAGTTCATTTGCAGCCTAATCAAGCATGTTTGGATAATAGTAAGTGGGTGTATCCCATTCTTACAGTTCTGACAGCCCTTTCTGTCAAAGATACTACATACTTTCATTATTATCTCATCCGGCTGCTTTTCTTATCGCTATTGTCGCAGGACATACGGGCTATTGAAGCGGGACCGGGTCCACTAACCCCTGAGCAGTCCCAATCTCTGCTTCAGGGCATTGATTCCCTTGTTGACCAGGCCATACAGATCTATGAGCTTAACTCAAGGGAAGGCGAGATAATAGCATCCATTGGGTCGTCGATTTCAATCCTGCTTAACACTCTCAAGGTTTCACTTCCGCTTTCTCAAAAAATATTTCAAAACGAATTTCCCGGCGTCAAGAGCACGATACTCAACAACAAGGCGGAGATTATAATCATGCAATCAAACGGCAACATAATTACCAAGGAATTTTCCGATCTCGACAGCAAGCAGGTGATGGACATCATGACAGAGATTGTGCCAAAGCTGAGGCAGAATGCTGAGGAGACAAAGGCCGACGTAATGGAAAAGATGGGCATGCTCAAGAAAATGGCAAAGCAGCTCCAGCGGGTAAAGGGAATAAACAACACTACACCAACTTCAAGACCGCCTAATTCGCAGGAGGACGACCAGTAATGGGGTCTGCGTCCTTGTTATCTACCAAGTCCTCAGTCACGGTCTCCGCCTCGACTTACATTCTCTCATTTGACAACTTTGTAGCGCTAGAGTCGTTTCTCACCTCGACAAAGCAAAAGTGCGAGGATTCCATCCACAGATACGAGGAAGTACTCGGAGACATACTGCGGGAATCTGGTACCGCCGCGGGTTCTGACAAGGCAAGCTCCCAAGAGCAGTGGGCTCAGGAGATCAAGCAAGCGCTTGACTCCAAGGATGCAAAGCCGAAGTCAAAGCCCAAGGGAAATGACAAGAAGCAGAAGCACGGTGACGGTCTCGAGGAGTGGATAGATCTTGACCCTGTTTCGGTGTTTGTGGGCCGGCAGAACCGCGGCATAGCCGAGCTTTACTTTGAGGTAATCAGCCAGCTCAAGTCAGACCGGGTAAAGATCGATTCAGCGATAGCGCTTGTTGGCAGACTCAAGGCAAAGGCCACGGCTACTGGCAATACTGCGCTGACAGTCTCGATTCTGAACGGGATTCCAAGCAAGATTGTGGTGAGGACCGCGGGTCAGGAGTTGAAAAAGTTCTCCTTGGCAATTCGAGCGGAAGTTCCTGCGGTTGCGCCTAACTTTGCTATGGCAAAGCCCACGATGGTCCGGTAAAGGCCAATCCTCTTTCGACTTTGGCAAAAAATATGCATACCCTGGAAATCATCTCGTGAGTAGCATACTAGCTACGTTTGAGCTTCCTGTCATCGCTTTTGTGGGAGGCTATCGGGTGCCGTCCCGGACCATTGTCACACCTTCGCGCAATCAGTGGAATCGGATAAGTATAGTGACTCCGCGAATACTGCTTTGGTATAATTGGGATAACGGAGGGATATTGAAGTGGATATCCAGCGGATATTGAATGGAGAATAGAAGGAGATTGAAAGGGATACCAGAGTCCAAAATGCATGCTCTATCTGCGCTCAGTTTGAAGAGCTCATCACCATGAAAATAGCCTGTCTTTTGCTTGCCAATTCGAATCAGGCATCCGGCCAAAGCTGATAAAATGCAAGTTTTCAGTATCCCTTGGGCTGCAATATTGCATGCAATGGCAGAATCAAAAGTTGGAGGGCAGTCTTCTAGTCTTACGATGACGAGAAATGAAAACTAGGCAGTGACTGCACCAGAGCTAACCGACTTGTCCTTGTTTGCATTCTGCGGTGTTTGCACTGCAGTTGGAACATCCGCCTTGACATTACCCGCCGGGCTTGACGCGGGCCTGACATATGGCCCGTTTTTAGCAGTATTGCCTAAAGTCTGTATCGTTGGGCCTGAAGAGTCAGGTGTAGCGACCCTTTTGATAGTCGGCGCTGCGGCCGGAATCGGCTCTCCTGCTTTTTCATCAGCCTTCTTGGGAACTATGGTGCTGGGTTTCTTCTCGCCAGCAGCCTTCATGGCGCTAATTACTCTTTCCTCCGCACTCTTTTCCTCCAGGTTCGACATCTGGCCCGCTGTGCTTAGCATTTGCGCGCCAAGCGCGACTGACTGTGGGTATGAGGCAAAGGTCGCACCGGCGAGCATAAACACCACGGGGTAAAGCCTCTGATAAATGACATCTAGGATCTTTGGAACCTTGTTCTTTTCTGCCTCGAGGAGCGATGTGAATTCAGCGGTACTTCCATTCACTGTGCATGTGCCGCGAAACTCATAGGTTACAAGTCCCCTAGAATCATTGAGCGTAAGTGTGAATGAAAGGTTTAGCTGGCTGTCACGCCTAGACTCCTCGTCGAGTGTGGCAGAGACCTGAAAGTTGCCTGGCGTAAGTGTCTGCGCGTGGTCCTGGACGCCCTGCTCTTTGCCAAGGCTCTTTTTCTTTGACGCAAAAACGCTGTTCAATGCGAGTTCTATGTTTAGGCTTGTTTGCGAGGCTGAAGGGGATGTCGACATACGGTAATACTTCACCACGCTGTGCGCTACAAATGATTGTGTGCATGTCCCACTTTTTACACAAAAAGGACTTTGTTGCTCTCAAGCACCCTTTCAATTTGGATTATGGATTATCATTACTCAACTTCCGGTAAGGGAGCAAAAGGTGCAAATAAAATCACCACCCGGCTGCGCGCATATTATCCTCAAGGCAAGGTCTCGCTCCAGTTATCACGTCTTAAATTCTATGAATCCCCTTTACGAAAAAAGTACAAAGTCGAAAAGTACAACCTTGCGCCCAACTACGTCTTTCCGGAGGGCGTCAGCGGGCTAATCCCGTCAAACACTCCTCCATACGTAGACCAGGGAGACAACTATGTCGAGAAGATAATGCGGGCACTTTATCACTTCAAGCAGTGCGCGCTTATTGGCCCCAGCGGAACCGGAAAAACGCACATTGTATACGTAGCAGCTGAACTTGCGGGACTGCCCCTGTGGGAAATTAACTGCGGTCTACAAACCTCATCGTTCGACCTGTTTGGCAGGTACATCGGGCTGGGAAAGGAAAACTGGGTGGATGGACAGATCATCTCTTGGTGCAGAAATGGCGGCTTGCTCTACCTGGACGAGGCAAACATGATGCGGCAGGACGTTGCAACCCGGCTTAACCCGCTGCTTGATACAAGAGGCCACATAGTACTCAACGAAAAGGATAACGAAATAATCACACGGCATCCCCTCAGCTACGTGATAATCTCCATGAACCCATTTTCGGTAGAATTCGCCGGAACCAAGCCTCTCAACGCGGCATTCAGGAGAAGAATGAGCGTATGGATCAATTTTGACTACCTTAGCGTGGGCACAAAGATAAATGAAGAAGAGGCGCAGCTGCTGGTAGAGAAGGCTGGTCTCAGCAGAGAACTTGCGCTGAAAATGGTCAGGGCAGCGGGTCATCTCAGGCAGAGTTACAAGAAAGGCGAGATCCCTTACGCGCCCTCGGTGGGCGACCTTGTGAACTGGGCACTGCTCATCTCAGATGGGCTCGACGTGATTCACGCCGCAGAGCAAACCATAATCTCGACCACAAGCGACGATTCGACAACACAGGAAACTGTTAGACGAATGATAATTGCTGCAATTTCCGGAGACAACCAGACATTTTCAAAACCTGCCGTGCAAGCCCGGGAACCGGAGTTTGAGTTTGGCAGTGCTGAAGCACCCTTCTGATCCCTGAATGATCCTTCAAGGTTCATTTTACTCGCAGTTATACGAAGCATTCACATCGCTTCAAATTGACGACTATTTTCAGTCCTCGCACCTGACCTATCCCGGGGAGCAAGCGTCTCCGTCCCTATGGATTGACGCCAAGACCTGCGCGGTCTCAATTCCAATCTACTATTCTTCAAAAGGCGCTGTTGCGTACTGCAAACTGGCATTCTCACCGGATGGCTTTGGCTATACTTCACTTGGCAGACTCGCCCTTGCCTCTACTACGCTGTTGGCTGCAAAGGGCATCGAACTGGCGACGCGAAAGCCAGCCGCAATCAACAAGTGGATTCATTCGAAGGATGATGTTGTCAGGGCCTCCTATGTCGTCAACTCTATCCTTGATCGGCTCGCAAGACAAAGAATACAGCAGTCTTTGGGCGAACAGTTCTACACCGACGTAATTCGCTCAGCAGATTTGCTCTCCCTATGTTGCATACCAAAATATCCGGGAGATCTGAACGGCCTCTTCAAAAGGGTTCTCACAGAGTCGTCCATGCTGCTTTCTCAGGATTGGACGCAGCGGTATCCGGGTCCTGCAGTTTCCTTTGCTTCAGAGTACTCGGGTTTAATTGAAGGTTATCAGGCAAGCCAAGGTGAGAAAGACAAAAGCAGCGGTGATTCAAGCGGCAGCATTTCGTCATTAGCGGAATCGCTATACTCTCTTCTGAAGAAAATACCGCCAGCTTTTAGCGATGGCACATATCTAGCGTATTCAAACCTGCTTGATTCGGGCAAGAACAAGACCACCCGAAACGCGCGTGCGCCGAGTATTATTTCCGAGAGCGATTTCGCCAAGGCGTGTGTTGACTTTGGACTTGAGATAAAGCCGGTTGACGATACCTATGCCGAAATGGTCCGCCAGTTAGCAAGGGACCAGAAAAAAATAGCGGCGCTGCGGGAAACAATTGCCCAGACCTCGCAGGGCTTGAACTTTGATTATTATGACATAGCACGGATGGACTATGGGTCATACAAGCAGCTAAGCAAGGAGATTGCACTTGAGATCAGGATGATCTCTGAAAGGATAAGCACCATAAAGTATGTGTCGGAAGAGAAGCATTTCCTGGACTCGGGCAACGTGGACCTGCAGGTGGCCATACAAGCCATTGCAAGTCAGTCCGCAAGGGACGACATGTTCTTCAGAGAGGAGGATACAAACAAGAGTGAAGCCTGGACAATTTTGCTTGACGCTAGCAAAAGCCTTCAGGGTTCAAGCCGAACCGTCAGAACCATTGCTATATGCCTCGCG encodes:
- a CDS encoding type II/IV secretion system ATPase subunit, translated to MTAILNLGSKFKIKNTAKPVTEKDKLELDNNEAAINAIKDIDFGETAFDSRLEKVANYLDQVSRKEWSGSKIPDGYKSIQRYSLVPPFCYVNVLQNEEYSDVIYSVDELPMNNEEVKIYHSIKELLEKEIDSPRMLENVELSFSSEVSRLLKSHFPATKEEAVLLEKVKYYLRRDIVGFGLIDPLFHDPFIEDITCGGAGKPIFVYHRRYEGLRTNVTFADAEFLDSFVMKMVHRAGKHVSAAHPIVDASLPGNHRLAALYKKEVTTMGSSFTIRKFREDPITIVDLINSDALDIDMAAYLWLLLDNKKSLIIIGSTGGGKTTILNAVTALINPSYKIFSVEDVAEINIAHENWFSLVSRASFGLESQGEIGLFDLLKSGMRHRPDYLLVGEIRGEEAYVLFQALATGHGGMATMHADDSEAAVRRLLQKPMDIPPAYVPLMNCIITVKRVKVNTGKSYVMTRRVTEVTEVLSSDSLNPVFSWDPQYDGYLDNLARSKHLPRVVEDVGISMEDVISSLAERKQILTWLINRGIRDFRSISKIIGMFNQDPQRLLEKVESS
- a CDS encoding AAA family ATPase, with the translated sequence MDYHYSTSGKGAKGANKITTRLRAYYPQGKVSLQLSRLKFYESPLRKKYKVEKYNLAPNYVFPEGVSGLIPSNTPPYVDQGDNYVEKIMRALYHFKQCALIGPSGTGKTHIVYVAAELAGLPLWEINCGLQTSSFDLFGRYIGLGKENWVDGQIISWCRNGGLLYLDEANMMRQDVATRLNPLLDTRGHIVLNEKDNEIITRHPLSYVIISMNPFSVEFAGTKPLNAAFRRRMSVWINFDYLSVGTKINEEEAQLLVEKAGLSRELALKMVRAAGHLRQSYKKGEIPYAPSVGDLVNWALLISDGLDVIHAAEQTIISTTSDDSTTQETVRRMIIAAISGDNQTFSKPAVQAREPEFEFGSAEAPF
- a CDS encoding vWA domain-containing protein yields the protein MILQGSFYSQLYEAFTSLQIDDYFQSSHLTYPGEQASPSLWIDAKTCAVSIPIYYSSKGAVAYCKLAFSPDGFGYTSLGRLALASTTLLAAKGIELATRKPAAINKWIHSKDDVVRASYVVNSILDRLARQRIQQSLGEQFYTDVIRSADLLSLCCIPKYPGDLNGLFKRVLTESSMLLSQDWTQRYPGPAVSFASEYSGLIEGYQASQGEKDKSSGDSSGSISSLAESLYSLLKKIPPAFSDGTYLAYSNLLDSGKNKTTRNARAPSIISESDFAKACVDFGLEIKPVDDTYAEMVRQLARDQKKIAALRETIAQTSQGLNFDYYDIARMDYGSYKQLSKEIALEIRMISERISTIKYVSEEKHFLDSGNVDLQVAIQAIASQSARDDMFFREEDTNKSEAWTILLDASKSLQGSSRTVRTIAICLAETANQIIGQRNWAMFAFSDRISGIKYYGEPFDFTVKSRIGGLKQSGLTHIPDALRLTRNLAGGASQTERNYTIMVTDGIASGYSNIEDEFSKSVSEVKGRGIKLAAIGVGSGGESVAKNVKLTRTIDQPAEVVKAFVDIYFDLSASA